One Salinicoccus roseus genomic region harbors:
- a CDS encoding response regulator transcription factor: MEKILIVEDDDKIARVIQLELEYEGYEVAIAYTGKEAMEKYGAESFDMILLDVMIPELNGLEVLRRVRQKDDEIRIIMLTARDAVMDKVSGLDSGANDYVTKPFEIEELLARIRAQLKQRSLSNNADFQEMKYRHLKILPMAREVYIDDELIYLTQREYDLLHFLVEHKNQALSREQIIEAVWGYDYYGDTNTVDVYVRYLRKKLDRGSPSIISSVRGIGYIVKD; this comes from the coding sequence ATGGAAAAGATTCTGATTGTCGAAGACGATGACAAGATTGCCCGTGTCATCCAGCTGGAGCTGGAATATGAAGGGTACGAAGTGGCAATCGCATACACGGGAAAAGAGGCGATGGAAAAGTACGGAGCGGAATCTTTTGACATGATTCTTCTGGATGTCATGATTCCCGAACTGAATGGGCTTGAAGTGCTCCGCCGTGTCCGTCAGAAGGACGATGAAATACGCATCATCATGCTTACGGCAAGGGATGCAGTGATGGACAAAGTGAGTGGTCTCGACTCCGGAGCAAACGACTATGTCACCAAGCCTTTTGAAATCGAGGAACTGCTTGCACGCATCCGGGCGCAGCTGAAGCAGAGGAGCCTGTCAAATAATGCCGACTTCCAGGAAATGAAGTACAGGCACCTGAAGATTCTGCCGATGGCCCGTGAAGTGTATATAGATGATGAACTGATCTATCTGACCCAGAGGGAATACGATCTGCTTCATTTTCTGGTCGAACATAAAAACCAGGCATTATCACGGGAGCAGATCATCGAGGCGGTGTGGGGCTATGACTATTATGGTGATACGAATACTGTCGATGTCTATGTCAGATACTTGCGCAAGAAACTTGATCGCGGATCCCCCTCCATCATTTCAAGCGTCAGGGGTATTGGCTATATAGTGAAGGACTGA
- a CDS encoding sensor histidine kinase: MTLIVVIIINLFVYHSYKQFSLNAEMGQLENRGFNIMQEIQNANDNDINAEAVLQAHLLSDGYMTVIDSENNPVVRIATEADYANISMPYSTSQYAEAMNHEAHHFVMVSLPIIWENGEVYDLQIYENVQFLHETFEILRWILLLSTAIIFIVIFLLNRIITNFITRPINKLVDRMNRTETTSKYSMLEVDQKDTKELQELSAAFNNMMEELKIHDENQQAFIMNASHELKTPITVISSYSEMLKRFGKTREDVLDESIHAISDEARRMKYLTEQLLSFAKVNTGREEISRQPTRIVKLIRDIAARLETVYQREIDVRTDNESVLAHVDVNTFDQLLKIFMDNAYKYSSDAIAVEVQDHGQSVEVTIKDRGIGIPEEDIDHIFTRFYRVDKARARKTGGSGLGLSIARELAKLNGIDISVDSQVDVGTTFRLTMESGGNDEEEN; encoded by the coding sequence ATGACCCTGATTGTAGTCATCATCATCAACCTGTTTGTCTATCATTCATATAAGCAGTTTTCGCTGAATGCAGAAATGGGCCAGCTTGAAAACCGTGGTTTCAATATCATGCAGGAAATCCAGAATGCCAATGATAATGATATCAATGCTGAAGCTGTACTCCAGGCACACCTGCTTTCAGATGGCTATATGACGGTCATAGACAGCGAAAATAATCCGGTGGTCAGGATTGCGACGGAAGCGGATTATGCGAACATATCCATGCCATACAGTACCTCACAGTATGCAGAAGCGATGAACCATGAGGCACATCATTTTGTGATGGTCTCCCTGCCCATCATTTGGGAGAATGGTGAGGTATATGACCTGCAGATCTATGAAAATGTCCAGTTCCTGCATGAAACTTTTGAAATCCTGCGATGGATTCTGCTGCTCTCGACGGCGATCATATTCATCGTCATATTCCTGTTGAACAGGATCATCACGAACTTCATAACCCGGCCGATCAACAAGCTGGTCGACAGGATGAACAGGACAGAGACCACATCGAAGTATTCAATGCTGGAAGTCGACCAAAAGGACACGAAGGAGCTTCAGGAACTGTCTGCAGCCTTCAATAATATGATGGAGGAGCTGAAGATCCATGATGAGAATCAGCAGGCCTTCATCATGAATGCCTCCCATGAGCTGAAGACGCCGATTACTGTCATCAGCTCATACAGTGAAATGCTCAAACGTTTCGGCAAGACCAGAGAGGATGTGCTGGACGAGAGTATCCATGCCATCAGTGATGAAGCAAGAAGGATGAAGTATCTGACGGAACAGCTTTTGAGCTTTGCCAAGGTGAATACAGGCAGGGAGGAGATATCCCGGCAGCCGACGCGCATCGTCAAGCTGATCCGCGATATCGCGGCACGGCTGGAGACGGTCTATCAGCGGGAGATTGATGTACGTACAGATAATGAATCGGTCCTGGCCCATGTTGATGTGAATACATTCGACCAGCTGCTGAAGATATTCATGGATAATGCCTATAAGTACAGTTCGGATGCAATTGCAGTCGAAGTGCAAGATCATGGACAGTCGGTTGAAGTGACGATAAAAGACAGGGGCATCGGAATCCCCGAGGAGGATATCGATCACATCTTCACACGCTTCTATCGTGTGGATAAGGCCCGGGCAAGAAAAACTGGCGGCTCGGGTCTCGGCCTGTCGATAGCCCGTGAGCTCGCAAAGTTAAACGGCATTGACATTTCCGTCGACAGCCAGGTGGACGTTGGCACGACCTTCAGACTGACTATGGAAAGCGGGGGAAATGATGAGGAAGAAAACTAG